In the Streptomyces sp. f51 genome, one interval contains:
- a CDS encoding FdhF/YdeP family oxidoreductase, giving the protein MASKPPKSDPVQDAPQVSEPKHAAAGLPAIGHTLRIAQQQMGVRRTALTLLRLNQKDGFDCPGCAWPEPEHRHKAEFCENGAKAVAEEATLRRVTPDFFAAHPVSDLADRSGYWLGQQGRLTHPMYLPEGADHYQPIGWDRAFDIVAEEIAALGSPDEALFYTSGRTSNEAAFLYQLFARELGTNNLPDCSNMCHESSGSALNETIGIGKGSVLLEDLYKADLIIVAGQNPGTNHPRMLSALEKAKSNGAKIITVNPLPEAGMERFKNPQTPQGMVKGAALTDLFLQIRIGGDQALFRLLNKLILGTEGAVDETFVAEHTHGFEDFAEAARAADWDETLTATGLTRDSIDEALRMVLASQRTIVCWAMGLTQHKHSVPTIREVVNFLLLRGNIGRPGAGVCPVRGHSNVQGDRTMGIFERPAPAFLDALEKEFGFKAPREHGYDVVRAIGALRDGDAKVFFAMGGNFVSASPDTHVTEAAMRRARLTVHVSTKLNRSHVVTGARALILPTLGRTERDLQDSGEQFVTVEDSMGMVHASRGRLEPASPHLLSETAIVARLARRVLGETSTTPWEEFEKDYATIRDRIARVIPGFHDFNARVADPAGFALPHAPRDERRFPTATGKANFTAAPVEHPELPAGRLLLQTLRSHDQYNTTIYGLDDRYRGIKNGRRVVLVNPDDARELGITDGSYVDLVGEWKDGVERRAPGFRVVHYPTARGCAAAYYPETNVLVPLDSTADTSNTPASKSVVVRLEQSTAD; this is encoded by the coding sequence ATGGCCAGCAAGCCGCCGAAAAGCGATCCGGTCCAGGACGCTCCACAGGTCTCCGAGCCCAAGCACGCCGCCGCCGGGCTCCCCGCCATCGGCCACACCCTGCGCATCGCCCAGCAGCAGATGGGCGTCCGCCGCACCGCGCTCACGCTCCTGCGCTTGAACCAGAAGGACGGCTTCGACTGCCCGGGCTGCGCCTGGCCCGAACCCGAGCACCGGCACAAGGCGGAGTTCTGCGAGAACGGCGCCAAGGCCGTCGCCGAGGAAGCCACCCTGCGGCGGGTCACCCCGGACTTCTTCGCCGCGCACCCCGTCTCCGACCTCGCGGACCGCAGCGGCTACTGGCTCGGCCAGCAGGGCCGCCTCACCCACCCCATGTACCTGCCCGAGGGCGCCGACCACTACCAGCCGATCGGCTGGGACCGCGCCTTCGACATCGTCGCCGAGGAGATCGCCGCGCTCGGCTCCCCCGACGAGGCCCTCTTCTACACCTCGGGCCGCACCAGCAACGAAGCGGCGTTCCTGTACCAGCTCTTCGCCCGCGAACTCGGCACGAACAACCTGCCCGACTGCTCGAACATGTGCCACGAGTCGTCCGGCTCCGCACTCAACGAGACCATCGGCATCGGCAAGGGCAGCGTCCTCCTGGAGGACCTGTACAAAGCGGACCTGATCATCGTCGCCGGACAGAACCCCGGCACGAACCACCCGCGCATGCTCTCCGCCCTGGAGAAGGCCAAGAGCAACGGCGCGAAGATCATCACCGTCAACCCGCTGCCCGAAGCGGGCATGGAACGCTTCAAGAACCCGCAGACCCCCCAGGGCATGGTCAAGGGCGCCGCCCTCACCGACCTCTTCCTCCAGATCCGCATCGGCGGCGACCAGGCACTCTTCCGCCTGCTGAACAAGCTGATCCTCGGCACCGAGGGCGCCGTCGACGAGACGTTCGTCGCCGAACACACCCACGGGTTCGAGGACTTCGCCGAGGCCGCCCGCGCCGCCGACTGGGACGAGACCCTCACCGCCACCGGCCTCACCCGCGACAGCATCGACGAAGCCCTGAGGATGGTCCTCGCCTCACAGCGCACCATCGTGTGCTGGGCGATGGGCCTCACCCAGCACAAGCACTCCGTCCCCACCATCCGCGAAGTCGTCAACTTCCTGCTGCTGCGCGGCAACATAGGCCGCCCCGGCGCCGGCGTCTGCCCCGTCCGCGGACACTCCAACGTCCAGGGCGACCGCACCATGGGCATCTTCGAACGCCCCGCCCCCGCCTTCCTCGACGCCCTGGAGAAGGAGTTCGGCTTCAAGGCGCCCCGCGAACACGGCTACGACGTCGTCCGGGCCATCGGCGCCCTGCGCGACGGCGACGCCAAGGTCTTCTTCGCCATGGGCGGCAACTTCGTCTCCGCCTCCCCCGACACCCACGTCACCGAGGCGGCAATGCGACGCGCCCGGCTGACCGTCCACGTCTCCACCAAGCTCAACCGCTCGCACGTCGTCACCGGCGCGCGCGCCCTCATCCTGCCCACCCTCGGACGCACCGAACGCGACCTCCAGGACAGCGGCGAACAGTTCGTGACCGTCGAGGACTCCATGGGCATGGTGCACGCCTCACGCGGCCGCCTGGAGCCCGCGAGCCCCCACCTGCTGTCCGAGACCGCCATCGTCGCCCGTCTCGCCCGCAGGGTCCTCGGCGAGACCAGCACCACCCCCTGGGAAGAGTTCGAGAAGGACTACGCGACCATCCGCGACCGCATCGCCCGCGTGATCCCCGGCTTCCACGACTTCAACGCGCGCGTGGCGGACCCCGCCGGTTTCGCCCTCCCCCACGCCCCCCGCGACGAACGCCGCTTCCCGACGGCCACCGGCAAGGCCAACTTCACCGCCGCGCCCGTCGAACACCCCGAACTCCCCGCGGGCCGCCTGCTCCTCCAGACCCTGCGCTCCCACGACCAGTACAACACCACCATCTACGGACTCGACGACCGATACCGGGGCATCAAGAACGGCCGCCGCGTCGTCCTCGTCAACCCCGACGACGCCCGCGAACTCGGCATCACCGACGGTTCGTACGTCGATCTGGTCGGCGAGTGGAAGGACGGCGTCGAACGACGCGCGCCCGGCTTCCGCGTCGTGCACTACCCCACCGCCCGGGGCTGTGCCGCCGCCTACTACCCCGAGACCAACGTGCTGGTCCCCCTGGACTCGACCGCCGACACCAGCAACACCCCCGCCAGCAAATCCGTGGTCGTCCGTCTGGAACAATCGACAGCCGACTGA
- a CDS encoding hotdog fold thioesterase — protein sequence MGEQHTPKFPQGVIDEYAALGVDLPALFSAGHLGNRMGVQITEASADRVVGTMPVEGNTQPYGLLHGGASAVLAETIGSVGAMLHGGISKIAVGVDLNCTHHRGVRSGLVTGVATPVHRGRTSATYEIVITGEDGKRVCSARLTCILKDAPQS from the coding sequence ATGGGCGAACAGCACACCCCGAAGTTCCCGCAAGGGGTCATCGACGAGTACGCCGCACTCGGCGTCGACCTGCCGGCGCTGTTCTCCGCGGGCCACCTCGGCAACCGCATGGGCGTCCAGATCACCGAGGCCTCCGCGGACCGCGTCGTGGGCACCATGCCCGTCGAGGGCAACACCCAGCCGTATGGCCTGCTCCACGGAGGAGCCTCCGCCGTCCTCGCCGAGACCATCGGCTCCGTCGGCGCCATGCTCCACGGCGGCATCAGCAAGATCGCCGTCGGCGTCGACCTGAACTGCACCCACCACCGCGGCGTCCGCTCCGGCCTCGTCACCGGCGTGGCCACCCCCGTCCACCGCGGCCGCACCTCGGCCACGTACGAGATCGTCATCACCGGTGAGGACGGCAAGCGGGTCTGTAGCGCCCGCCTCACGTGCATCCTCAAGGACGCGCCGCAGAGCTGA
- a CDS encoding branched-chain amino acid ABC transporter substrate-binding protein: protein MVILTAVLTTGALTLTACGSRDNSGDSKSDKKTEIIIGVDAPLTGQNSATGLGIQGGVQIAVDDANKNNTVPGVTFKVQALDDKAIPASGQANATQLVQKDNVLGVVGPLNSGVATQMQQVFDTANLVEISPSNTAPELTQGKNWQTSKTRPFKTYFRTATTDALQGGFAADYAYNTLKKRKVYVVDDKQTYGAGLAKLFKAGFTKAGGKLAGEDHVNTGDTDFSALVTKIKNAKADLVYYGGQYDESEKLTKQLKDGGVKIPLFGGDGMFSDTYIQTAGKASEGDLATSVGQPVDSLASAADFIKKYKASGLKGDYGTYGGYSYDAATAIIKAIGAVVKDGKIPDGARAKIVAEVQKTKFDGIAGPVSFDEYGDTTNKQLTVYQVVGGKWKAVKSGTFNG from the coding sequence ATGGTCATACTCACCGCCGTGCTCACGACAGGGGCACTCACGCTGACCGCCTGCGGCTCGCGCGACAACAGCGGCGACAGCAAGAGCGACAAGAAGACCGAGATCATCATCGGCGTGGACGCGCCGCTGACCGGTCAGAACTCCGCCACGGGCCTCGGCATCCAGGGCGGCGTCCAGATCGCCGTCGACGACGCCAACAAGAACAACACCGTTCCCGGCGTGACCTTCAAGGTCCAGGCGCTCGACGACAAGGCGATCCCGGCCTCCGGCCAGGCCAACGCCACCCAGCTCGTCCAGAAGGACAACGTCCTCGGCGTCGTCGGCCCGCTGAACTCCGGCGTCGCCACCCAGATGCAGCAGGTCTTCGACACCGCCAACCTCGTCGAGATCTCGCCGTCCAACACGGCGCCCGAGCTGACCCAGGGCAAGAACTGGCAGACCTCCAAGACCCGCCCGTTCAAGACCTACTTCCGCACCGCCACCACCGACGCCCTCCAGGGCGGCTTCGCGGCCGACTACGCCTACAACACGCTGAAGAAGCGCAAGGTGTACGTCGTCGACGACAAGCAGACCTACGGTGCCGGCCTCGCCAAGCTCTTCAAGGCGGGCTTCACCAAGGCCGGCGGCAAGCTCGCGGGCGAGGACCACGTCAACACCGGCGACACGGACTTCTCCGCTCTCGTCACCAAGATCAAGAACGCCAAGGCCGACCTCGTCTACTACGGCGGCCAGTACGACGAGTCCGAGAAGCTCACCAAGCAGCTCAAGGACGGCGGCGTCAAGATCCCGCTGTTCGGTGGCGACGGCATGTTCAGCGACACCTACATCCAGACCGCCGGCAAGGCCTCCGAGGGTGACCTGGCCACCTCCGTCGGTCAGCCCGTCGACTCCCTGGCCTCCGCCGCCGACTTCATCAAGAAGTACAAGGCGTCCGGCCTCAAGGGCGACTACGGCACGTACGGCGGCTACTCCTACGACGCCGCCACGGCCATCATCAAGGCCATCGGCGCGGTCGTGAAGGACGGCAAGATCCCGGACGGCGCTCGCGCCAAGATCGTCGCCGAGGTCCAGAAGACCAAGTTCGACGGCATCGCCGGCCCCGTCTCCTTCGACGAGTACGGCGACACCACCAACAAGCAGCTCACCGTCTACCAGGTCGTCGGTGGCAAGTGGAAGGCCGTCAAGAGCGGTACGTTCAACGGCTGA
- a CDS encoding branched-chain amino acid ABC transporter permease — MNTLPQQLANGLFLGSMYGLIAIGYTMVYGIVQLINFAHGEIFMTGGFGALSVYLYVLPNGTSMWIALPAMLIGGGIVSVLIAVGAERFAYRPLRGAPRLAPLITAIGLSLALQQVVFNAYPNAKTDLTFPQLPFGPWHIGSVSIQSGSVFVIVAAPLCMAALALFVSMSRTGRAMQATAQDPDTAQLMGIDTNRIIVIAFAIGGFFAAVAAVAYGLRYGTVKYDMGFQMGLKAFTAAVLGGIGNIYGAMIGGLVLGLAETMATSYIDGIPGMQQLGGGGWSSVWAFVLLILVLLFRPQGLVGERVADRA, encoded by the coding sequence GTGAACACCCTGCCGCAGCAGCTGGCCAACGGGCTGTTCCTCGGCTCGATGTACGGGCTGATCGCCATCGGCTACACGATGGTGTACGGCATCGTCCAGCTCATCAACTTCGCCCACGGCGAGATCTTCATGACCGGCGGCTTCGGCGCACTCTCGGTCTACCTCTACGTTCTGCCAAACGGCACATCCATGTGGATAGCCCTCCCAGCGATGCTGATAGGCGGCGGAATCGTCTCCGTCCTCATCGCCGTCGGGGCCGAACGCTTCGCCTACCGCCCCCTGCGCGGAGCGCCACGCCTCGCCCCCCTCATCACCGCCATCGGTCTGTCCCTCGCGCTCCAGCAGGTCGTCTTCAACGCCTACCCGAACGCCAAGACCGACCTGACGTTCCCTCAGCTCCCGTTCGGTCCCTGGCACATCGGCTCGGTCAGCATCCAGAGCGGCAGCGTCTTCGTCATCGTCGCCGCGCCCCTGTGCATGGCCGCCCTCGCGCTCTTCGTCAGCATGTCCCGCACCGGCCGCGCCATGCAGGCCACCGCGCAGGACCCCGACACCGCGCAGCTCATGGGCATCGACACCAACCGCATCATCGTCATCGCCTTCGCCATCGGCGGCTTCTTCGCCGCCGTCGCGGCAGTCGCGTACGGCCTGCGGTACGGCACCGTCAAGTACGACATGGGCTTCCAGATGGGCCTCAAGGCCTTCACCGCGGCCGTCCTCGGCGGCATCGGCAACATCTACGGCGCCATGATCGGCGGCCTCGTCCTCGGCCTCGCCGAGACCATGGCCACCAGCTACATCGACGGCATCCCCGGCATGCAGCAGCTCGGCGGCGGCGGCTGGTCCTCCGTCTGGGCCTTCGTACTCCTCATCCTCGTACTGCTGTTCAGGCCACAGGGCCTCGTCGGCGAACGCGTCGCGGACAGGGCGTGA
- a CDS encoding branched-chain amino acid ABC transporter permease has translation MATTETTTPERGLIALPESAARVLVAIGAIATIASTFMSWTYTSDFPGDLTYYGSPAGLQVLDIVAGVLTLLFGLTLFNVRGLGWLNPAGATQPVVLAAASAFAVSWFSAIAIAVDLKGLVALDPGAYVAAVGSLVALLGTLALPKPGDTLKDYVTKPDLIPPAAKLPAWGERLVVTAATAVALIVFNYGIGVDPDASETFLGYLFLVVFGAWALLTAGLFDRFAQLNARHKGFATSMAFLAAAAFPFLANNEHNSNLGVNILVVATVALGLNIVVGLTGLLDLGYVAFLGVGAYAAALVSGSEFSRFSGVQFPFWAAMLTGMAASLVFGVLIGAPTLRLRGDYLAIVTLGFGEIFRIAVNNMDGTSGPNLTNGPNGISMIPDLTIFGFNFGAEHNILGFPLGRFANYFLLMLVITAIVVVVFNRAADSRIGRSWIAIREDETAATAMGINGFRVKLIAFALGASLAGLAGTVSAHVGYSVNPAPYQFAGSVPPNSAFLLAAVVLGGMGTVNGPILGATLLYLLPEKLSFLKEYELLAFGIALVVLMRFRPEGIIANRRRQLEFHESDETPVHIPEQGLPDSTVGVTKAGA, from the coding sequence ATGGCAACCACCGAGACCACCACCCCCGAGCGCGGCCTGATCGCGCTCCCCGAGAGCGCCGCCCGCGTCCTCGTCGCCATCGGCGCCATCGCCACCATCGCCAGCACGTTCATGTCCTGGACCTACACGTCCGACTTCCCCGGGGACCTCACCTACTACGGCTCCCCGGCCGGACTCCAGGTCCTCGACATCGTCGCCGGCGTCCTCACGCTCCTCTTCGGCCTGACCCTCTTCAACGTCCGCGGCCTTGGCTGGCTCAACCCGGCGGGCGCCACCCAGCCCGTCGTCCTCGCCGCCGCCTCCGCGTTCGCCGTCAGCTGGTTCAGCGCCATCGCCATCGCCGTCGACCTCAAGGGCCTGGTCGCGCTCGACCCCGGCGCCTACGTCGCCGCCGTCGGCTCCCTCGTAGCCCTCCTCGGCACCCTGGCACTCCCCAAGCCCGGGGACACCCTCAAGGACTACGTCACCAAGCCCGACCTCATCCCGCCGGCCGCCAAGCTGCCGGCCTGGGGCGAGCGTCTCGTCGTCACCGCCGCCACCGCCGTCGCGCTGATCGTCTTCAACTACGGCATCGGCGTCGACCCCGACGCGAGCGAAACGTTCCTGGGCTACCTGTTCCTCGTCGTCTTCGGCGCCTGGGCCCTGCTCACCGCCGGACTCTTCGACCGCTTCGCGCAGCTGAACGCCCGCCACAAGGGATTCGCCACCAGCATGGCCTTCCTCGCCGCGGCGGCCTTCCCGTTCCTCGCGAACAACGAGCACAACTCCAACCTCGGCGTCAACATCCTCGTCGTCGCGACCGTCGCCCTCGGCCTCAACATCGTCGTCGGCCTCACCGGACTCCTCGACCTCGGATACGTCGCCTTCCTCGGCGTCGGCGCCTACGCCGCGGCCCTCGTCTCCGGCTCCGAGTTCTCCCGCTTCTCCGGCGTCCAGTTCCCCTTCTGGGCCGCCATGCTCACCGGTATGGCCGCGTCGCTCGTCTTCGGCGTCCTCATCGGCGCCCCCACCCTGCGCCTGCGCGGCGACTACCTGGCCATCGTGACCCTGGGCTTCGGAGAGATCTTCCGCATCGCCGTCAACAACATGGACGGCACCTCCGGACCCAACCTCACCAACGGCCCCAACGGCATCTCCATGATCCCGGACCTCACCATCTTCGGGTTCAACTTCGGCGCCGAGCACAACATCCTGGGCTTCCCCCTCGGCCGCTTCGCGAACTACTTCCTGCTGATGCTCGTCATCACGGCGATCGTCGTCGTGGTCTTCAACCGCGCCGCCGACTCGCGCATCGGCCGCTCCTGGATCGCCATCCGCGAGGACGAGACCGCCGCGACCGCCATGGGCATCAACGGCTTCCGCGTCAAGCTCATCGCCTTCGCCCTCGGCGCCTCCCTCGCCGGCCTCGCCGGCACCGTCAGCGCCCACGTCGGCTACAGCGTCAACCCGGCGCCGTACCAGTTCGCCGGCTCCGTGCCCCCGAACTCCGCCTTCCTCCTCGCGGCGGTCGTTCTCGGCGGCATGGGCACCGTCAACGGACCCATCCTCGGCGCCACCCTGCTCTACCTCCTCCCCGAGAAGCTCAGCTTCCTCAAGGAGTACGAGCTCCTCGCCTTCGGCATCGCCCTCGTCGTCCTCATGCGCTTCCGCCCCGAGGGCATCATCGCCAACCGCCGCCGCCAGCTCGAATTCCACGAGAGCGACGAAACCCCCGTCCACATCCCCGAACAGGGCCTGCCCGACTCCACCGTCGGCGTCACCAAGGCAGGGGCGTAA
- a CDS encoding ABC transporter ATP-binding protein gives MTTTTAPSPVLEATGVTMRFGGLTAVRNVDLTVNAGEIVGLIGPNGAGKTTFFNCLTGLYVPTEGKVAYKGTVLPPKPHLVTSAGIARTFQNIRLFANMTVLENVLVGRHTRTKEGLWSAILRGPGFRKAEAASRERAMELLEFIGLDHKADHLSRNLPYGEQRKLEIARAMASEPGLLLLDEPTAGMNPQETRATEELVFAIRDRGIAVLVIEHDMRFIFNLSDRVACLVQGEKLVEGTSEVVQGDERVIAAYLGTPFEGAPGDEELAEVEAAEAAGTAEAVTATDTAPETEEAAAPATEDSTATEDTTDTDEAPEASAAPEDATPSDDSDAPTASDDSDAQGSTTKEGTAQ, from the coding sequence ATGACCACCACCACAGCCCCCAGCCCCGTCCTCGAAGCCACCGGCGTCACTATGCGCTTCGGCGGCCTCACCGCCGTCCGGAACGTCGACCTCACCGTCAACGCCGGAGAGATCGTCGGCCTCATCGGCCCCAACGGCGCGGGCAAGACCACCTTCTTCAACTGCCTCACCGGCCTCTACGTCCCCACCGAGGGCAAAGTCGCCTACAAGGGCACGGTGCTGCCGCCCAAGCCGCACCTCGTCACCAGCGCCGGCATCGCCCGCACCTTCCAGAACATCCGGCTCTTCGCCAACATGACCGTCCTGGAGAACGTGCTCGTCGGACGCCACACCCGCACCAAGGAAGGCCTCTGGTCGGCCATCCTCCGCGGCCCCGGCTTCCGCAAGGCGGAGGCCGCCTCCCGCGAACGCGCCATGGAACTGCTGGAGTTCATCGGCCTCGACCACAAGGCCGACCACCTCTCCCGCAACCTCCCCTACGGTGAGCAGCGCAAGCTGGAGATCGCGCGCGCCATGGCGAGCGAGCCGGGCCTGCTCCTCCTGGACGAGCCCACCGCCGGCATGAACCCCCAGGAAACCCGCGCGACCGAAGAACTCGTCTTCGCCATCCGCGACCGCGGCATCGCCGTCCTCGTCATCGAGCACGACATGCGCTTCATCTTCAACCTGTCCGACCGCGTGGCCTGCCTCGTCCAGGGCGAGAAGCTCGTCGAAGGCACCTCCGAAGTCGTCCAGGGCGACGAACGCGTCATCGCCGCCTACCTCGGCACCCCCTTCGAGGGCGCCCCCGGCGACGAGGAACTCGCCGAGGTCGAGGCCGCCGAAGCCGCAGGAACGGCCGAAGCCGTGACCGCGACCGACACCGCGCCGGAGACCGAGGAAGCCGCTGCCCCGGCCACCGAGGACAGCACGGCGACCGAGGACACCACGGACACCGACGAAGCCCCCGAGGCCTCCGCGGCACCCGAGGACGCCACCCCGTCCGACGACTCCGACGCACCCACCGCGTCCGACGACTCCGACGCGCAGGGCAGCACCACCAAGGAAGGAACCGCCCAGTGA